From the genome of Kiritimatiellia bacterium:
AATAAGATTTTCGGTATTGGTCCCGTTGCCCTATTGATTAGTCTCGTTCTGTTCTTCGTTGCCAGTTGGCTCAACAAGCGAACCAATCTTCCCCCTCTGTTTAACAGCGAGTTCTTCCGGAATACAGTATTCGTTATTACGTGTTTGTTAACACTGGGCATAATCATTTGGAGTATTAAATCTTTGCCAACCGCAGACAGAGGAAACAAACTCTGCACTTCCGGGGCATTCAAGTATGTTCGTCATCCGCTCTACGCCGCATTTTTAACGATATTTAACTTTGGATTAGCCATCTATCTCAACAGTTACATTTTCATTTTTTGGGCGGCACTTTTGCACCCTATATGGCATTGCCTTGTAAGATATGAAGAAAGACTGATGGTTGACATCTTCGGAGCGCCGTATCTTGATTATCAGAAGAATACAGGACGTTTTTTTCCAAAACTATTCGTGCGGTAATTTAAGGCATAGGAATTTTTCCGAAGCCGCGCTGCCCGTGATTTTGATCGTTCGCATGGAAAGCAATGGATTGGAATAGAATACTATCGGCAATTGTCGCACTGGTCTATGTAGGAGGTGCATACGTCGGCGGTGATGCCGGAGCGGCACTGGAGGTCGTTGTAGGTTTGTCTTTGCCAGTGGCGTGCATCTGGTTCGGAGATGAAATGGGAGGCTATCTTGGAATTATTCGCGGACGGGTAATCACGACAAAGTCGCCGGGGATGTTCGTCCGTTTCGGAGGCTGGCTCATTCTGTTGCTTCCGTTGGTAATAGGAACGATCATGTTTCTGAAACACAAGTGACATGGG
Proteins encoded in this window:
- a CDS encoding isoprenylcysteine carboxylmethyltransferase family protein, with amino-acid sequence NKIFGIGPVALLISLVLFFVASWLNKRTNLPPLFNSEFFRNTVFVITCLLTLGIIIWSIKSLPTADRGNKLCTSGAFKYVRHPLYAAFLTIFNFGLAIYLNSYIFIFWAALLHPIWHCLVRYEERLMVDIFGAPYLDYQKNTGRFFPKLFVR